CGAATCAGCGACTCATTGTAACTCTTGCCGCGCTCCAGATATGCATCATCCGATGGGGGAAAGGCCGTGGTCCGGCTCTCAAAACCCTCTTCCATGCCCGATTCTCCGTCGGTATCTGTGGTTTCTTCCGCAGCTTCCTCCCCTGGGGTTTCCTCCCCGGTAGTTTCCTCCCCGGTGGCTTCTTCTTCCGCGGAAGTATCTTCGCCATCGGATTCCTCGGAACCGGATTCGGTTTCAGCGTCTTTTTCCTGTTGTTCCACGTTTGGAGAACCTCCGTTGGCAGTGGTGTAATCCAGGATATCGGAATCCTTGGAACAGGCAATCAAAAATGTCAGTGCAAATAGGATAAAAAATATCTGGCTCTGATGGATTCGAGTGGGGTGAAATCTCATGAGTCAAAGTAGGGTTTAAGATATGGTGCTTACTTCATTCAATAACTTTGATTAGTCGACGAAAATTGCAATTAAATCGATGAACTGCACGGTAAGGGACAAAAAAAATACCAACATCTGATTGTTGATAAAGCACCTTTGATGGTTCGATCGGGGCAAACTTCACGCAAATCTCATTCGAATACGCGCAAAACTCTGCAACTGGACGTCGAAAGTAACCCGTTTAACAGTTTTTTGGGAAAAAAATCGATGAACTGCACGATACAGACACCCGGGTAGGGGATCTCCTATAGAGTCAGTGGTAAATTCGCAAGGAAGCGGAAAGTTGAAAGTATTGCAACAGAAAGGGCGGCAGATGTTCCCCGGTTTGCGGAAATCGCCGCCGTCTGTTAGTCGAGCAGCGCTTTTGCAATCCTCCGTTTGAGGGGCCTGGGGAGTTGACGGAAAATTTTCAGCAAAAACCTTTTCAGGGGCGGTTTGTTCTGCGGGCTGACATTCCTTTTGGGAAAAGGCGTACCTGGTATGGGTACCCCCAGGAATGGACACAACTTTTCCCAGCCATCGCCATTGACGACATCAATGACCAGCAAGTCATCGGGCCGGCCTTTAAAATGTTCCATGGCCTCGCGATGATGTTCCTCAAAGTGCCGGGTCCAGCCTTCCCGGTCCACCTCCAGCCAGGTGAGGCCCGAGTCGGGTATATCCCTTACGGTTTGCTGGTTCTTCAGGACGTGCCTTTCCCGGCTGTCCAACCAGCTTTCTAAATCTCGGGTGTTGAGGATAAACTTGCTATTCGGATATTGCCTGTCGAATTCCTTGAAGATGCCCACGGTATTGGAGCTGTTATCCCAATCCGTGAAGGCGTCGTATTCCTCCAACCCCTCGAGAATATTTTTTCCATTCTCGAAATTATGTTGAATGATCTCCTTGATATTGTTGCCTTTGTCATCTTCATAATGAACGCTCTTAAACCCCAGTTTCTCCAGCGCCAAATGCAGGGATGTGGTGCCCGTTTTATTTAAACCGATACAAAATATTTTTCCGTCCATTACTCAAAGTTTAATTAAGCATAAAGCTCCGCGCCTCTATCATTTCAGGAAAGGAGGTCTTTCGATTTCAATTGGTCGTAAATCCCGGTTGCACGCTTTTTCAGCTCCGGGCTGCAGGACAATCCGGAATACGTACTCGGGGTATGTCGGTTGGGCACAGGTATCCCGGTTTCCGGTTCCAGCAAATTTTCGAGGCGGCCATAGACCTCTCCGGGTTTTGTGGTCAGGTCCTCAAAGGCAATCAAATGGATGGATTCCTTCAAATGGGATAACAGGTACTCGTAGTAATTGATCCAGCTAAAGACCCAGTAGTCCAGCGTATCCTTCGGGTAGGCTGCGGCCTCCTCCATAAAAGCCTCCCGGAGCAAAAACGGCTTGTGCCCCAGGCCAAATTCGTGGTGCCCCAGGTAATTAAAATAATCCAGTTCAAAGGGATCTTCCCCCTGGCTTTCACTGAAGGACTTATGTAGTTTCAGGAGGGAAGCCGCATGGGATAAGGGATCCCGAAACAGAACAATGACCCTGCTGTTGGGTAATTCCAGGAGGGAATCCAAACGGAGGATGTTGTTGTTGTTTTTGGAGATGTATTTTTTTTTGCCCTTGGAATGGCAGATGAGTTTTACGTATTCCTGGTATTTTTCCAGGATGTCCCCCGGGACCTCGTGGACCTCCAGTGCGTCGGAGATATAGGAATCCTTCAGGAAAGCCTTCCAAAAATATTCGTCAAACTCCTCCGGGGAATTGCCGTCGATTTTGATCCCGTCCCCATGGGCACGCTCCCGGGACTCGAGTTTCAGTTTCTTTTTCCAGAGGTTCGGACTCAGGAGGATCGGCATGTTGGAATATTGCAGGGAGGCGTATTCGCCGGTTGCAAAAAGCGTCCGCATCAGGGCCGTGGTCCCGGAGCGGGCCAAGCCGGAAATAAAGACATAGGCTTCAACCTGCAGGTCTTTTATTTTATTTCCAAACAGGATTTGCTCCACCTCGAGGGAGGAGCGGGAAATAAAATAATTGGACAGGTAAAATTTATGCAGCGCCTTTTCGCTGGCCGAATAGCTTGACATACATGCGTTTTAGGATAAAATAGAGGCCCACTCCCACAAAGGTTGCCAGGATGCCCTCCCAACGATACAATGTCGACGCGCTGAACAGTTCCGTATAAGGCGCAGCAAGCGTATATACGATAAAAGGGGATACAAAGACAACCAGCAGGAGAATGAGCTTCAACAGCTGCCCCAACTGCAGTTTTACCTGGGCCAGCAGCAATTGTTGTTTCTCCTCGTCCCCGAGGTCCTTGTTCTGCATCAGGGAGAATTGCTGCCGGTAGGAGGCAATCAATTTATTGGTCACGCCAATAATATGGATGCGCTCGAAAAGCAAACAACTCAGCAGGGTGGTCCCTGCGATAATTGCGTATTCCAATGCCTATTCTTTGGTCTTGCCTTTAAACATCCCGAAGAACCGCTTAATGGGTATCCAGAAAACGGCTACCAGAAATGCAAAGATGGTTAAGAAGATTCCACTGATAACGGCGAGTATGCCCCCGCCAAGACCTGGTCCTAAATATAAATACATGGTGTTACTTATTTAGTTTTTTATCATTCTGCTCCAGAATAAACTGGAAATATGTTCGTCGTCGATTCGTTTGACGTATTCCATTTTTGAACGGGCCGAATCTCCTATGATGATCCTCCCGTTGTTGGTGTCTTCAACAAAGATATCCCCGTTGGCCAAAATTTCACTCCGGCCCGAGGTGGTAGTATTGATCCCTTCGGCCTCCATGAGTTTTGAATAGGGGGTGGTAACGGAATCATTTTCAAAGTTATAAAGATAAATTTCATTCGTCCCGCCGGAAGGGGGGAAGAATAAATTCTTCGTTGTGATTTTCGGATCAATCGTGCTTTCTTCCCGAAGGATGTCATTGCCAAAAATACTGATCGACTGCCCGTCCACAAAGTCCGCGTCGTGCTGGTTCTGCCAGGGACCTTGCTGTATCCAAAGGATTTTATCCTCGGAGGGTCTGTAAAGGAAGACCGTACTGATATTCCGGCAGGAGACCAGCAGGTCGCCCCGGTTCCAGTATTCGGTAGTGCTGTAGGCGGGTTGAATATCATTCAGGTGGATCGGGTCGCTGATGATCTGCCCTTTTTGGACTATTAAGCCTCCATACCCGTTTTCGATCAATATTTGGGAAACGGATTTCTCGAAAAGGATTTCCCCCGTATCCGGGTCAATCCGGGTAAGGGCATCGTCCATAAAGGCGGAACGCGCCTCTTCCGTATCCGGCAGGAAGGGGAGTTGTGTAGCCTGGAAAGGGCGGCTGCAAACCCAGACCGTCCCGTCCGGACCGAGCTCCGAGGTATGGTGGTAATTCCTGTCGTTGCTGATCCACATAATTGAATTGTCCTTGCCGATTCGAGTAAGCAGACTGGTTATCTGCGAATTCATAATCAGGGAACTGTCCTTCAGCATCAGTGCATGCATAAAATGCAAGTCGCTGCCTTTTGGGGGTTTTCTCGGATCCGCCTCGTTAAACGCCCTCTCGAAGAGTTCCGCATTGTCCGGGGCCCATTTCCGGATGGATGCGCCTGAAGGCACTTCCAGCAGCTCAAACTCCTGCCCAAAAGGTTTTGTCTTATAAGAGACCAGCAGATTCGGGTAATCCACTGTATCGCTGACCTGGGAAACCAGCGTCAGGCCATCTTTGGCAGTGCTGTTGCCGACATAAAACCCCGGGGCTTCAAAAGCCTGCTTTACCTGGGAGGGTAAATTGGCCATAAATTTCACCGCGTCCCCGGCTATTCCCCATTGTGCATTGGTGTCGGGTGCCAGGTAGAGGTTCCTGACAAAAGAGGACAAGGCTATGGAATAAAGGAAGATTCCTACGACAATGATAAATAGGATCCGAAGTCTTTTCATACAGCAAAGAAAACTTTTACAGTCTGCAAATATTCAATTTACTAGGTCATGCCCCTATTTAAATCGTCCAAAAACAATAATTGTGAACTTTTAAACACATTCACGAGTAATAATTGACATACCAATCGACAAACTTACCAATCCCGTCGTCTAAATCCGATCCGGCCCTGTACCCGTAATCTTTTTGCAGGCCGCCTGTGTCCGCCCAGGTCCGGGTAACGTCGCCGGGCTGGGCCGGAAGCATTTCCCTGATAGCCGTTTTTCCCGTGTGTTTTTCAATGGCTTCAATGAAATCCATGAGTTTTACCGGGCTGCCGTTCCCGATGTTGTATAGCTTGTATTTTTCCCGGTGATCCCGGCGACCACTGAGGTCGTCCTCCAGCACGCGGACCACCCCTTCGGCTATGTCGTCGATATAGGTGAAATCCCGTTCCTGCTCGCCATTGTTGAAAACCTGTATGGGCCGGCCTTCCAGGATGGCCCGGGTAAACAGGAAAAGCGCCATGTCCGGCCTTCCCCAGGGGCCATACACCGTAAAGAACCGTAAGCCCGTGGTGGCAAAACCGTACAGGTGGCTGTACGTATGGGCCATGAGCTCATTGCTCTTTTTGGTAGCCGCATACAGGCTGATCGGGTGGTCTACCCGGTCCGTGGTTTCAAAGGGGATTTTTTCATTTTGCCCGTAAACACTGGAGCTGCTGGCATAGACCAGGTGGCCGATGCCGCAGTGTCGGCAATTCTCCAGGATATTGAGGAACCCCACGATGTTGCTGTCGATGTAGGCTTCGGGGTTTTCCAGGCTGTAGCGTACCCCGGCCTGGGCGGCCAGGTGGCATACCGCGTCGAAAGAGTGTCGCTCGAACAGGGCCCGCAGTTCCTCCCGGTCTTCCAGGTTCAGCCGAACAAACGCCACATTTGTCAGGGTGGAGCTCTCCGTTTCCTGTCCGAAGGTTTCCGCAGATCCCCGGTCGATCCCCAGTTCCCTCAGCCGGCCGAATTTCAGTTCCGGGTCGTAGTAATCGTTGATGTTATCCAGGCCCACCACATGATGTCCCTTTTCCGCCAGCAGCCGGGTTGCGAAAAATCCAATAAATCCGGCTGCCCCGGTAACGAGAATCTTCATAAAACAGGTTTTTGTCGGGGGATGTCCCCGCCTTCAAAATTATACAACGCAAACCAGCCCGGATGATTGTACGGGTTATGCCCGATGAGGCTGGTTAAAAAAAATACCCCGGGCCAGGCCGGAGTATTTATTATTTATCTGTCGATTCGATTAGAATGCATTCGAACCGATATTGGCGTGGGCAATCACATTGTCCATGTTTGTCTCGCTCTGATAGATGTTGATATGCCCGTCAAAGGCGTTCAGCTCATCAAAAGAAATAGACGTGCCGTTGTCCAGTTCCGTGATGACGGTCTCGCTTATGGCGCACTCACATTCATTCAGGGTAATGGCAACAGGGCCTCCCATTTCAATACTATTTTCGTGGACGGCTGCCGGGTGGATGCCCGTGGAGGCATTTTCCAATTCGATGTAAATTGTGGAGGTGCCGTCGTCGTTGCGGATGAGGGTGGCGGTTCCGGTTACCCCGGAATCGTTAACGCTTGTCAGGTCGTATACCACGCGCTCAACGGGATCCGGGTCCGGATTCCCGCTGTCCGGGTTGTCGACATCTGAACTTTCGTTTTTGCTGCAGCTCACAGCCAGCGCAAGCAGAAGCAGGATGAGATAAGAGGGCTTTTTCATAAGTGTAGTGTGTGGGGTTAAAATTATTGTGCTAAAAGTAGTACAAAGTAAATTATCTGGTGAATAGCAAATATTCTCGTCCAAAATTTATTTTAGCCGAAATGCGTCATTCCGCGGATTACCTGCACCGTACAGCAGTTGTGCCCCCCGTGTTTCCGGTGCATGCCGGCCAAAAAGCGGAGTTGTCCGAATTTTTTGGGCCTTCAGCGAATTATTGGCCCCGATTTCGCTGGGAACGGCTTTAAACCGTAAATTAGCCTTTGAATCCGGGACCTCACGTAATGCAATTGGTTTTTCTTCTGATTGAGCGTGCAAACCGGATTCGAGATTGTACTTTTACGAGTCGAAAGCATACGGACAACCCAAGCGATAAACACCCTTTTGAAAACAGCTGTACAAGAACGTATTTGGTTATCTTCCCCGCACATGGGGGGAGCCGAGCAGAAGTATGTGCAGGAGGCGTTTGACACCAATTGGATTGCCCCCCTCGGGCCCAATGTAACTGGATTTGAAGCTGATCTGGAGGCGTACGTCGGTTCCGGCATGCAGGTGGCCTGCCTGAGTTCCGGGACGGCCGCCATCCACCTGGCCCTGGACTTGCTGGGCGTGGGGGCTGGCGATGAAGTGATCTGCCAGAGCTTCACCTTCTCTGCGTCGGCCAATCCCATTACCTACCTGGGGGCCACCCCGGTTTTTGTCGACAGCGAACCAAATACCTGGAATATCTCCCCGGACTTGCTGGAAGCCGCCATCCTGGATCGGATGGGCGCTGGGGCCAAACCCAAGGCCATCGTTGCCGTGCACCTCTACGGCATGCCTTATGATTCGGATGCCGTCATGGCGCTCTCCGAGCGATACGGGATCCCTGTGGTGGAAGACAGTGCAGAGGCCCTGGGCAGCCGGTACAACGGCCGGCCCTGCGGCAGCCTTGGCAGTATCGGTATTTTCTCTTTCAACGGCAATAAAATTATTACCACCTCCGGGGGGGGCGCGCTCCTGACCCGCGACCCCGCCCTAAAGCAGCGGGCGGTTTACCTGGCCACCCAGGCCAGGGACCAGGCACCGCATTACCAGCACTCGAGCATCGGATACAACTACCGGCTGAGCAACGTCCTGGCGGGTATCGGCCGGGGACAAATGGAGGTGTTGGAGGATCGCGTGGCGGCCCGCCGCGCCAATTACGAATTTTACAGGGAAACGCTATCGGGAACCGGGGCGTTTACCTTCCTGGAGGAGCCCGAAGGCGCTTTCAGCAACCGCTGGCTGACTGCGGTCCTTACCCCGGATTTCGGGACGCGCGAGGCCATTCGCCTGGCCCTGGAAGCCGAAAATATCGAATCCCGCCCGCTGTGGAAGCCCATGCACCTCCAGCCGGTTTTCTCTGAATGTACCTCCTTTGCCGACGGTACCTCGGAAGACTTGTTTGAGCGAGGCCTGTGCCTGCCAAGCGGATCCAATCTTACGAAGTCCGACCTGGAGCGGACTGTCGAAATAATCTACAACACCCTGCCATGATTCAAAATTACCTGACAAATTCTGTTTCCCGTTACGCCTCCAAGTGGCTTGTACTGGCAATAGACCTCGTCACGGTGTCCGTTGCATTCGTCTTTTCCTACCTGATACGATTCAACCTCACCCTGAACTTCGACGTGGAAAAATTGTTCCTGCAATTGCCCGTTATCGCATTTATCTCGATGGTGGCTTTCCTGATCACGGGATCCTACAAAGGGGTGGTACGGCATACGGGCGTCCGGGACGTTTACAATATTTTTAACGCCATCTGCCTTTCGAGCATCCTCTCGATCGTTTTGGTGCTGACCAACCGGCAGATGCTGCTGATGGACGGGTTTACCATCCCGCTTTCCATTATCATCATCCACAGCTTGCTGGCCTTTATCGGCCTGACGGCTTCGCGTTACGTTTTCAAGGTATTCTATACCAACCTGATCAACCGGGGCATCAACTTCTCCAAGAATGTTTTTATCTACGGGGCCGGCGAATCGGGTATCCTTACTTACAACGCTCTGAATTCCATATCCCGGAGCAACGTCCGGGTCCTCGGGTATATTGATGACGACCGGCAAAAGTCCGGGAAACAAATCAACGGGGTCCGCGTATACGGGCCGGAGATCCTGAACCGGGAATTCCTCAGGAAAAAGAATGTCTCCGAGATTATTTTTGCCATCCAGAATATCGACCAGAAAAAACTCAGGAAACTGGTGGAAAGCCTGGTGGAGTACTCCGTGCAGGTGAAAATCGTCCCCCCGGTCGAAGACTGGATCAACGGGGAACTGAAGGCCTCACAGATCAAACAGATCCAGATTGAGGACTTGCTGGACCGGGCACCGATATCCATTAAGAATGCCAAGATTTCCAAAGAACTGAACGGCAAAAGCATCCTGGTAACCGGGGGTGCCGGTTCCATCGGCAGTGAAATCGTCCGGCAGATTTGCAATTACGACTACAAGACGCTGATTGTCCTGGACCAGGCGGAATCCGCCCTCTACGACCTGCAGCAGGAACTCAAACAGAACGGCTTCCACAACTTTATCCCAATTGTGGCGGACGTCCGCGATAAAAACCGGGCAAATTCCATCTTCCAGGAGTACAAGCCCGACATCGTTTTCCACGCCGCGGCATACAAGCACGTGCCGCTGATGGAGTACAACCCCTATGAGGCCATCAAGATCAATATTGCCGGTACCAAGGTCATTGCAGACCTGGCCCAGCAACACAATACCGATAAATTCGTCTTTATTTCCACGGACAAGGCGGTCAATCCCACCAACGTGATGGGTGCCTCCAAGCGGATTGCCGAGATGTATATCAGCTGTATCCAGCAGGAAGGGGGGACCAAGTACATTACAACCCGCTTTGGGAACGTATTGGGATCCAATGGCTCGGTGATTCCGCTCTTTAAGAAACAGATCGAGAAAGGCGGCCCGCTGACAGTCACCCACAAAGAAATTACCCGATATTTCATGACCATCCCCGAGGCTTCCCAACTGGTACTCGAGGCTGGGGCCATGGGCGAAGGTGGGGAGATTTTCATCTTCGATATGGGGGAATCGGTAAAGATATTCGACCTGGCCAAAAACATGATCCGCCTCTCCGGCCTCCGCTACCCGGAGGATATCGACATCAAGATCACCGGGCTCCGACCCGGGGAAAAGCTCTATGAGGAGCTTCTGGCAAACGGGGAGAATACGCTCCCTACCTATAACCGGAAGATCATGATCAGCAAGGTGCGCGAACTGGATTACGCAAAAGTGCGCTCCCTCATCGACGAACTATGCATCTCCAATATGTTCTTCAGCGGGGATACGGTAAAGCTTATGAAAAACATCGTGCCCGAGTACGTGTCCAATAATTCGGAGTTTTGTAAATTCGACCGGTCCCACCCGGAGGAGCCCATCGAATCGCGGGAGGACCAGCTCAATACGGAGCGGCTTTCCATTCTGGAGGACCTGCTCCCTTCAAAACATAATCCGTCCAAGCAATGAACAAACAAGTATTCCGGAGAGTTTTCCTTCTCCTTGTTGGCGCCCTGCTGATCAGCTCCTGCGCCTCCCGAAAAAATGTCGTCTATTTCCAGGACACGGGTTCCTATGAAACCCTGCTCGAAGAGAACAACGCGGTGACCAAATTCAAGGAAGACGACCTGGTGTCCATCCACGTATCCTCTTTGAACCCCGAGGCCAGCGCGCCCTTCAACTTGTTCCGCGGACCTTCCGAAGGCGGAATCCGCGCCGAACAGGTAGACTATCTGATCGATGAATTCGGGATGATTGATTTTCCTGTAATTGGCAAAATCAAAATAGCGGGCCTTTCCCCGGAAGAAACGCGGACCTTGTTGCGGGAGCGCTTGTCTGAATACATCCGGGACCCCATCATCAACATCCGCCTGAACAACTTTACGGTAACCGTACTGGGGCAGGTAAACCGCCCCGGCACTTACCCGGTTCTCGGGGAGAAAATCACCATCCTGGAGGCCCTGGGCCTGGCCGGCGATATGGGGATCAAGGGCAAGCGGGAAAATGTGCTGGTCATCCGGGACTTTGACGGTACCAAGGTGTATACCCGTATCGACCTGACAAAAAAAGATGCCTTTAATTCCCCGGTCTATTACCTCACCCAGAACGATGTGGTTTACGTGGAGCCGAACAATTCGGCTATAAAGACTTCCAGCCTGGATAGCCGTGCAAGCATTATGGTCTCCATTATTTCGACCCTGATTACATCCACAGTAATCCTGATCACGCGATTGTAGGCTCAATTATTCCCAAATTATCAATTTACCTATGGCCGATTCTACGGAAATCAGAGAAATATTAAGTACCTACCTGCGGCACTGGAAGTGGTTCCTGTTATCGCTAGCAGTAGCTATTAGTATAGCCGTTGTGTATTTGCGCTACGCCGTTCCAAAATACGAGGCGCGGGCCAAGATCAAGATCATCGAGGACCAGAGTTCCGCCGGAGGGCTGGACCTTTTCTCGGATATCGGGATGTTATCCGGGGGGAACACGATGGTGGAGGACGAGGTGGAAGTATTCAATTCCCGGAGCAATATCATCCAGGTTGTCCGGGAGCTGGGCCTGAATTCCCGGATTATTTCCCTGGGGAATATCCGGAATACGGAGTTGTACGACCATCCGCCCTTAAACCTGAACTTCCTGTCGGCCGATTCGGTAATCAATCGTTCCGCATATTCTTTTTTTGTAACTGGTATCTCGGACACGTCTTTTCGATTTTCGCGGGAAGAAGATGGGCCGGCCCAGTTATACGCCTTTGGGAAAACCATCGAGACCCCCCTGGGGGATTTGGTGATTACCCCGAATTTTGAAAACGCGGAAGCCTACAGGGATCGCAAGCTTATGGTTAGCATTACCCCGGTGACCAAGGTAGCCGAAAATTACCAGGCACGTGTCCGGGTGGCCATTGCCGAGGAGTTTTCCAATATCGTCACCCTCTCCCTGGAAGATCCGATCCCCAACAGGGCAAGGGATTTTCTCAATACGCTGATCCGAATCTACAACGAAAATGCGATAGCCGACAAAAAGGCCGTAGCGGACAAGACCTCCCAGTTCATCAACGACCGGATTGCTGCAATTTCCTCCAACTTAACCAATGTGGACGAATCTGCAGAAGAACTGAAGACCGAGCGGGGACTTACGGATATCCAGTCCGAGGCGAACATCAACCTGAATTTCGGCGCCAGCAACCGCCAGCAACTGGCGAGTTCCCAAACCCAGCTGGAAATTGCAGCCTCCATGCAGGACCTGGTGCAACAGCAGGACGGGTACGAGATCATGCCCACGAACATTGGTCTGGACGACCCGACCATTGCCAGTACCACGGCCCGGTATAACCAGCTGGTGGCAGAACGGCGGCGGTTGATGAAAAGTTCTACCGAGAAATCCCCGATTATCCAGAACCTGGACCAGGAACTCGACGGGTTGAAGCAGAGCATGCAATCCAGTTTGAACAGCAAGGTGAATAACCTGGGGATGCAGGTCAGTACGCTGACCAACCAGCAGGCCATCATCAATTCAAAGATTTATTCGGCGCCCCGGAATGAGCGGGATTTGCGCGACATCACCCGCCAGCAGCAGACCACGGAGTCGCTCTACCTGTACCTGTTGCAGAAGCGGGAGGAGGCGCAGATTGCGGTGGCATCCACCGCCCCGAAATCCCAGATAATAGACAGTGCCTACCATGTTTCGGATACGCCTGTATCACCGAGGAGGAAACTCGTATACCTGGTATCCATCATATTTGGCCTGCTCGTCCCGTTTTCGGTGATTTACGCCCGGGACCTGCTGGACAACAAGATCCACAGCCGGCACAACCTGGAACAAATCATCCACGACGCCCCGGTGTTGGGGGAACTGCCCCGGCTGGGCAAGAAGGACAACAAGTTTATCGTTAAGGACGACCGGTCCATCCTGGCCGAATCGCTTCGCATCATTCGCACGAACCTGGACTACCTGCTCAAGGCGCGCCGGGGAGGAGGGAAGAACAACCTGATCTTTGTGACCTCCGGGACGCCCGGGGAAGGGAAGACCTTCTTTTCCACAAACCTGTCGCTGGTGCTGTCGGGCAACCGCAAACGCGTGTTGCTCATCGGCGCGGACATCCGGAATCCGAAGCTGTATACCTATTTCCTGAACAACAACGTGGACAACATGGGGAAACAGGGGCGCAACAAGGATGCGGGCCTCACCGAATACCTCTACGATGACAAATACCGCCCCCAGGACATTATCAACAGCATGTTGGTAGACCAGCACGCCATCGACGTGATCTTTTCGGGCCGGATCCCGCCCAACCCGGCCGAATTGCTGATGAACGAGCGGATGAAGGAACTCCTGGACGAAATGAGCCGGGAATACGACTACGTGGTGGTAGATACCGCGCCGATCCTGGTGGTTACCGACACCCTGCTGTTCAGCGACAAGGCCGATCTGATGGTATATGTGGCCCGCGCAGGGGTTACGGCCCGGGATACCCTGGACTTCCCGGCCAAACTGAAGGAAGAGGGGAAAATATCCAACCTGGCCTTTATTGTCAACGACGTGAAACAGACGAACCTGGGGTATGGGGGGAAATACGGGTACGGCTATTCGAAAACCCAGAAAAAATGGTGGAAGTTCAGGTAATCACCCATTCAGGAACTAAAAACCGGCCCCGAGCCGGTTTTTTTATGGATTGAGTTGATAACTTAACCTGAAAGTGACATTACTTTTTAGCCCGAATCCGTATGTTTGCCCGCCGTTCTATCCCGATCAAACCTTTTGCAAAAAAA
This genomic window from Robiginitalea biformata HTCC2501 contains:
- a CDS encoding sulfotransferase family protein; the encoded protein is MDGKIFCIGLNKTGTTSLHLALEKLGFKSVHYEDDKGNNIKEIIQHNFENGKNILEGLEEYDAFTDWDNSSNTVGIFKEFDRQYPNSKFILNTRDLESWLDSRERHVLKNQQTVRDIPDSGLTWLEVDREGWTRHFEEHHREAMEHFKGRPDDLLVIDVVNGDGWEKLCPFLGVPIPGTPFPKRNVSPQNKPPLKRFLLKIFRQLPRPLKRRIAKALLD
- a CDS encoding sulfotransferase; translation: MSSYSASEKALHKFYLSNYFISRSSLEVEQILFGNKIKDLQVEAYVFISGLARSGTTALMRTLFATGEYASLQYSNMPILLSPNLWKKKLKLESRERAHGDGIKIDGNSPEEFDEYFWKAFLKDSYISDALEVHEVPGDILEKYQEYVKLICHSKGKKKYISKNNNNILRLDSLLELPNSRVIVLFRDPLSHAASLLKLHKSFSESQGEDPFELDYFNYLGHHEFGLGHKPFLLREAFMEEAAAYPKDTLDYWVFSWINYYEYLLSHLKESIHLIAFEDLTTKPGEVYGRLENLLEPETGIPVPNRHTPSTYSGLSCSPELKKRATGIYDQLKSKDLLS
- a CDS encoding arylsulfotransferase family protein, whose product is MKRLRILFIIVVGIFLYSIALSSFVRNLYLAPDTNAQWGIAGDAVKFMANLPSQVKQAFEAPGFYVGNSTAKDGLTLVSQVSDTVDYPNLLVSYKTKPFGQEFELLEVPSGASIRKWAPDNAELFERAFNEADPRKPPKGSDLHFMHALMLKDSSLIMNSQITSLLTRIGKDNSIMWISNDRNYHHTSELGPDGTVWVCSRPFQATQLPFLPDTEEARSAFMDDALTRIDPDTGEILFEKSVSQILIENGYGGLIVQKGQIISDPIHLNDIQPAYSTTEYWNRGDLLVSCRNISTVFLYRPSEDKILWIQQGPWQNQHDADFVDGQSISIFGNDILREESTIDPKITTKNLFFPPSGGTNEIYLYNFENDSVTTPYSKLMEAEGINTTTSGRSEILANGDIFVEDTNNGRIIIGDSARSKMEYVKRIDDEHISSLFWSRMIKN
- a CDS encoding NAD-dependent epimerase, translating into MKILVTGAAGFIGFFATRLLAEKGHHVVGLDNINDYYDPELKFGRLRELGIDRGSAETFGQETESSTLTNVAFVRLNLEDREELRALFERHSFDAVCHLAAQAGVRYSLENPEAYIDSNIVGFLNILENCRHCGIGHLVYASSSSVYGQNEKIPFETTDRVDHPISLYAATKKSNELMAHTYSHLYGFATTGLRFFTVYGPWGRPDMALFLFTRAILEGRPIQVFNNGEQERDFTYIDDIAEGVVRVLEDDLSGRRDHREKYKLYNIGNGSPVKLMDFIEAIEKHTGKTAIREMLPAQPGDVTRTWADTGGLQKDYGYRAGSDLDDGIGKFVDWYVNYYS
- a CDS encoding DegT/DnrJ/EryC1/StrS family aminotransferase, which codes for MGGAEQKYVQEAFDTNWIAPLGPNVTGFEADLEAYVGSGMQVACLSSGTAAIHLALDLLGVGAGDEVICQSFTFSASANPITYLGATPVFVDSEPNTWNISPDLLEAAILDRMGAGAKPKAIVAVHLYGMPYDSDAVMALSERYGIPVVEDSAEALGSRYNGRPCGSLGSIGIFSFNGNKIITTSGGGALLTRDPALKQRAVYLATQARDQAPHYQHSSIGYNYRLSNVLAGIGRGQMEVLEDRVAARRANYEFYRETLSGTGAFTFLEEPEGAFSNRWLTAVLTPDFGTREAIRLALEAENIESRPLWKPMHLQPVFSECTSFADGTSEDLFERGLCLPSGSNLTKSDLERTVEIIYNTLP
- a CDS encoding polysaccharide biosynthesis protein; the encoded protein is MIQNYLTNSVSRYASKWLVLAIDLVTVSVAFVFSYLIRFNLTLNFDVEKLFLQLPVIAFISMVAFLITGSYKGVVRHTGVRDVYNIFNAICLSSILSIVLVLTNRQMLLMDGFTIPLSIIIIHSLLAFIGLTASRYVFKVFYTNLINRGINFSKNVFIYGAGESGILTYNALNSISRSNVRVLGYIDDDRQKSGKQINGVRVYGPEILNREFLRKKNVSEIIFAIQNIDQKKLRKLVESLVEYSVQVKIVPPVEDWINGELKASQIKQIQIEDLLDRAPISIKNAKISKELNGKSILVTGGAGSIGSEIVRQICNYDYKTLIVLDQAESALYDLQQELKQNGFHNFIPIVADVRDKNRANSIFQEYKPDIVFHAAAYKHVPLMEYNPYEAIKINIAGTKVIADLAQQHNTDKFVFISTDKAVNPTNVMGASKRIAEMYISCIQQEGGTKYITTRFGNVLGSNGSVIPLFKKQIEKGGPLTVTHKEITRYFMTIPEASQLVLEAGAMGEGGEIFIFDMGESVKIFDLAKNMIRLSGLRYPEDIDIKITGLRPGEKLYEELLANGENTLPTYNRKIMISKVRELDYAKVRSLIDELCISNMFFSGDTVKLMKNIVPEYVSNNSEFCKFDRSHPEEPIESREDQLNTERLSILEDLLPSKHNPSKQ
- a CDS encoding polysaccharide biosynthesis/export family protein; protein product: MNKQVFRRVFLLLVGALLISSCASRKNVVYFQDTGSYETLLEENNAVTKFKEDDLVSIHVSSLNPEASAPFNLFRGPSEGGIRAEQVDYLIDEFGMIDFPVIGKIKIAGLSPEETRTLLRERLSEYIRDPIINIRLNNFTVTVLGQVNRPGTYPVLGEKITILEALGLAGDMGIKGKRENVLVIRDFDGTKVYTRIDLTKKDAFNSPVYYLTQNDVVYVEPNNSAIKTSSLDSRASIMVSIISTLITSTVILITRL